In one Lolium rigidum isolate FL_2022 chromosome 3, APGP_CSIRO_Lrig_0.1, whole genome shotgun sequence genomic region, the following are encoded:
- the LOC124700496 gene encoding 26S proteasome regulatory subunit 7A-like, with translation MSPEPDEKNPRPLDEDDIALLKTYGLGPYSASIKKVEKGIKEKAKTINDLCGIKESDTGLAQPSEWDLVSDKKVMQEEQPLQAARCTKIINPNTDDAKYVINVKQIAKFVVGLGDKVSPTDIEEGMRVGVDRNKYQIQIPLPPKIDPSVTMMTVEEKPDVTYNDVGGCKAQIEKMREVVELPMLHPEKFVKLGIDPPKGVLCYGPPGTGKTLLARAVANRTDACFIRVIGSELVQKYVGEGARMVRELFEMARSKKACIIFFDEVDAIGGARFDDGAGGDNEVQRTMLEIVNQLDGFDARGNIKVLMATNRPDTLDPALLRPGRLDRKVEFGLPDLEGRTQIFNIHTRTMNCERGIRFELLARLCPNSTGADIRSVCTEAGMYAIRARRKTVTEKDFLDAVDKVVKGYKKFSATPKYMVYN, from the exons ATGTCTCCCGAGCCCGACGAGAAGAACCCCCGGCCACTCGACGAGGACGACATCGCTCTCCTCAAGACCTAC GGGTTAGGCCCGTACTCGGCAAGCATCAAGAAGGTCGAGAAGGGGATAAAAGAGAAGGCCAAGACGATCAATGACCTTTGTG GGATAAAGGAGTCGGATACTGGATTGGCTCAACCAAGCGAATGGGATCTTGTATCAGATAAAAAGGTGATGCAGGAAGAGCAGCCATTGCAG GCTGCAAGATGCACGAAGATCATAAATCCTAATACTGACGACGCAAAATATGTCATAAATGTCAAACAAATTGCAAAG TTTGTTGTCGGGCTAGGGGACAAGGTTTCACCAACTGATATTGAGGAAGGAATGCGAGTTGG AGTTGACCGTAACAAGTACCAGATTCAAATTCCTCTGCCACCCAAGATCGACCCAAGTGTCACTATGATGACCGTCGAAGAAAAGCCGGATGTCACATACAACGATGTTGGTGGATGCAAGGCGCAGATTGAGAAAATGCGTGAGGTTGTCGAGCTTCCTATGTTGCACCCTGAAAAGTTTGTGAAGCTCGGCATCGACCCTCCTAAGGGAGTCCTGTGCTATGGCCCTCCCGGAACTGGGAAGACCCTTCTCGCCAGGGCAGTAGCCAACCGAACGGACGCTTGCTTTATCCGCGTGATAGGAAGCGAGCTGGTCCAAAAGTATGTTGGTGAAGGGGCACGGATGGTCCGGGAGCTCTTCGAGATGGCGAGGTCAAAGAAGGCATGCATCATCTTCTTTGATGAGGTTGATGCCATCGGTGGCGCTCGCTTCGACGATGGTGCTGGGGGCGACAACGAGGTCCAACGCACCATGCTCGAGATCGTGAACCAGCTTGACGGTTTTGATGCTCGAGGCAACATCAAGGTGCTAATGGCGACCAACAGGCCTGACACCTTGGACCCTGCGCTGCTTCGTCCTGGGCGGCTGGACAGGAAGGTTGAGTTTGGATTGCCGGATCTTGAGGGACGCACTCAGATCTTCAATATCCATACCCGGACCATGAACTGTGAGCGGGGCATCCGGTTTGAGCTGCTGGCTCGCCTttgccccaactccaccg GTGCTGATATCAGAAGTGTGTGCACGGAAGCCGGCATGTACGCCATCCGTGCGCGTAGGAAGACGGTCACGGAGAAGGACTTCCTGGACGCTGTGGACAAGGTCGTCAAGGGATACAAAAAGTTCAGTGCCACGCCCAAGTACATGGTCTACAACTAG